The following coding sequences lie in one Mesorhizobium sp. DCY119 genomic window:
- a CDS encoding nucleoside deaminase, with product MTEASLINRLFDVIEDDIVPKTAEGVAHGNKLFGAAILRKSDLSLVLAETNNETENPLWHGEVHCLKRFYEMPKADRPETKDCIFIATHEPCSLCLSAITWTGFDNFYYLFSHEDSRDSFAIPHDLKILKEVFTLDPGGYNAENAYWKSFSLRKLLRDLPEAERAQLEARVAKIAARYDRLSGEYQDGKGENDIPLN from the coding sequence ATGACCGAAGCCTCGCTGATCAACCGCCTGTTCGACGTCATCGAGGACGACATCGTGCCGAAGACGGCGGAAGGCGTGGCCCATGGCAACAAGCTGTTCGGCGCGGCGATCCTGCGCAAATCCGACCTGTCGCTGGTGCTTGCCGAAACCAACAACGAGACGGAAAATCCGCTCTGGCATGGCGAGGTCCATTGCCTGAAGCGCTTCTACGAAATGCCCAAGGCCGACCGTCCGGAGACGAAGGACTGCATCTTCATCGCAACCCACGAGCCTTGCTCGCTCTGCCTGTCGGCCATCACCTGGACCGGCTTCGACAATTTCTACTATCTCTTCAGCCACGAGGATTCGCGCGACAGCTTCGCCATCCCGCACGACCTGAAAATCCTCAAAGAGGTCTTCACGCTCGACCCCGGCGGCTACAATGCCGAGAACGCCTATTGGAAAAGCTTTTCCCTGCGCAAGCTGCTGCGCGACCTGCCCGAAGCGGAACGCGCCCAACTGGAAGCGCGCGTCGCCAAAATCGCGGCCAGATACGACCGGCTTTCGGGAGAGTATCAGGACGGCAAGGGCGAGAATGATATTCCGCTGAATTGA
- a CDS encoding ureidoglycolate lyase, which yields MDRTVTAKLLTRENFAEFGDVIDKGGDNHYPINNGKTERYHDLAKVDAAGPNARVLVSIGAGTPYKFPLKLSMVERHPFGSQAFIPLSPRPFLVVVCHDGEDGPETPHAFLTQPGQGVNYPRNLWHGVLTPIGKKQDFLIVDRGGDGSNLEEFHFSHPYEIHLPEAR from the coding sequence ATGGATCGGACAGTCACGGCAAAGCTGCTCACCCGCGAGAACTTCGCCGAGTTCGGCGATGTCATCGACAAGGGCGGCGACAACCACTATCCGATCAACAACGGCAAGACCGAGCGCTATCACGATCTGGCCAAGGTCGATGCGGCGGGACCGAACGCGCGCGTGCTGGTCAGCATCGGCGCCGGCACGCCTTACAAATTTCCGTTGAAACTCTCCATGGTCGAGCGCCATCCCTTCGGCAGCCAGGCCTTCATCCCGCTGTCGCCGCGCCCCTTTCTCGTCGTCGTCTGCCACGATGGCGAGGACGGGCCGGAAACGCCGCACGCCTTCCTCACCCAGCCCGGCCAGGGCGTGAACTATCCGCGCAATCTGTGGCACGGCGTGCTCACCCCCATCGGCAAGAAGCAGGATTTTCTGATCGTCGACCGTGGCGGCGATGGCTCGAACCTGGAAGAATTCCACTTCTCCCACCCTTACGAAATCCATCTGCCGGAAGCCCGATGA
- the uraH gene encoding hydroxyisourate hydrolase, whose protein sequence is MSTTDGGRLTTHVLDTASGKPAAGLSISLYKVSGNSHRKVKTVVTNSDGRCDEPLLAGRAFQAGQYELVFSAGAYFRAAGLALPEPMFLDEVPIRFGMSEEKHYHVPLLISPYGYSTYRGS, encoded by the coding sequence ATGTCGACGACGGATGGCGGGCGCCTGACGACCCATGTTCTCGATACGGCTTCCGGCAAGCCGGCAGCGGGGTTGTCGATTTCGCTGTATAAGGTCAGCGGCAATTCGCACCGCAAGGTGAAGACGGTGGTGACGAATTCCGACGGGCGCTGCGACGAGCCGCTGCTGGCGGGGCGCGCCTTTCAGGCCGGACAGTATGAACTGGTGTTTTCGGCCGGCGCCTATTTTCGCGCTGCCGGATTGGCGCTGCCAGAGCCGATGTTCCTGGACGAGGTGCCGATCCGTTTCGGCATGTCGGAAGAAAAGCATTATCATGTGCCGCTGCTGATCTCGCCCTATGGTTATTCGACGTATCGGGGGAGTTGA
- a CDS encoding type II toxin-antitoxin system RelE/ParE family toxin yields the protein MRYEVQFLTSALKEWKKLDANTREQFRKKLKERCEDPRLPSAKLRDAKDRYKIKLRSSGYRLVYEVIDGELVVLVIAVGRRDRSAIYEAASKR from the coding sequence ATGAGATATGAGGTCCAGTTCCTCACATCCGCACTCAAGGAATGGAAGAAACTCGACGCCAATACGCGCGAGCAGTTTCGAAAGAAGCTGAAAGAACGCTGCGAGGACCCGCGCCTGCCATCGGCCAAACTTCGCGATGCAAAGGATCGCTACAAGATAAAGCTCCGCAGCTCGGGCTACCGGCTGGTTTATGAAGTCATCGACGGTGAACTGGTGGTGCTGGTGATAGCCGTCGGCAGGCGGGACCGCTCGGCAATCTATGAGGCCGCAAGCAAGCGCTGA
- the xdhA gene encoding xanthine dehydrogenase small subunit — MTKTRNEIRFLLNGEDVALSQVAPDETLLDYLRLRRSLRGSKEGCAEGDCGACTVLVGRMTDGKLVYESVNACIRFLGSLDGCHVVTIEHLRGEAGKLHPVQQAMVDFHGSQCGFCTPGFVMSLYGLWMKEPEPADAAIEKALQGNLCRCTGYEAIMRAARAISSYGKVAKDPLAVERAAVMKKLATLRDGSRVEIGTEKHRLIVPADVDDFASILESEEKPTVVAGSTDVGLWVTKHMRDISPVIFIGHLDGLRKISEKDGVVSIGAGVTYTEAFSTLSKRIPALGPLIDRIGGEQVRNMGTIGGNIANGSPIGDTPPPFIALGASLTLRKGKARRTIPLEEFFIAYGKQDRQPGEFVEAVHVPVPAQGSHFAVYKITKRRDEDITAALGAFLLTLAGDGTVASIRIAYGGMAATPKRARAVEAALTGKPWTEAAVEAAMTKYAEDFTPLTDMRATAEYRMLAARNLLMRFFAETQGGKAPIQVSRHRAA; from the coding sequence ATGACCAAAACCCGCAACGAAATCCGCTTCCTGCTCAATGGCGAGGATGTGGCGCTGTCGCAGGTCGCGCCCGACGAGACGCTGCTCGACTATCTGCGCCTGCGCCGTTCGCTGCGCGGCAGCAAGGAAGGCTGCGCGGAAGGCGATTGCGGTGCCTGCACGGTGCTGGTCGGCAGGATGACGGACGGCAAGCTGGTCTATGAAAGCGTCAATGCCTGCATCCGCTTCCTCGGCTCGCTCGACGGCTGCCACGTCGTGACCATCGAGCATCTGCGCGGCGAGGCCGGCAAACTTCATCCCGTCCAGCAGGCGATGGTCGATTTTCACGGTTCGCAATGCGGCTTCTGCACGCCGGGCTTCGTCATGTCACTCTACGGGCTGTGGATGAAGGAGCCGGAACCGGCGGATGCTGCGATCGAAAAGGCGCTGCAGGGCAATCTCTGCCGCTGCACCGGCTATGAGGCAATCATGCGTGCGGCGCGCGCCATTTCGAGCTACGGCAAGGTCGCCAAGGACCCGCTGGCGGTCGAGCGCGCGGCGGTGATGAAGAAACTCGCCACGCTGCGCGATGGTTCACGCGTCGAGATCGGCACGGAAAAGCATCGACTGATCGTGCCGGCGGATGTGGACGATTTCGCCTCTATTCTCGAAAGCGAAGAGAAGCCGACGGTCGTCGCCGGTTCGACCGACGTCGGCCTGTGGGTCACCAAGCACATGCGCGATATTTCGCCGGTGATCTTCATCGGCCATCTCGACGGGTTGCGGAAGATTTCGGAAAAGGACGGCGTGGTCAGCATCGGCGCCGGCGTGACCTATACGGAAGCGTTCTCGACGCTTTCCAAGCGCATTCCGGCGCTCGGGCCGCTCATCGACCGCATCGGCGGCGAGCAGGTGCGCAATATGGGCACGATCGGCGGCAACATAGCCAACGGTTCGCCGATCGGCGACACGCCGCCGCCCTTCATCGCGCTCGGTGCATCGCTGACGCTGCGCAAGGGCAAGGCGCGCCGGACGATCCCGCTGGAGGAATTCTTCATCGCCTATGGCAAGCAGGACCGGCAGCCGGGCGAGTTCGTCGAGGCCGTGCATGTGCCTGTGCCGGCGCAAGGCAGTCATTTCGCCGTCTACAAGATCACCAAGCGCCGGGATGAGGACATCACGGCGGCCTTGGGCGCGTTTCTTCTGACGCTTGCCGGGGATGGCACCGTTGCCTCGATCCGCATCGCCTATGGCGGCATGGCGGCGACGCCGAAGCGGGCCAGGGCGGTGGAGGCGGCATTGACCGGCAAGCCATGGACCGAAGCAGCCGTGGAAGCGGCGATGACAAAATATGCCGAGGACTTCACCCCGCTGACCGACATGCGCGCGACGGCGGAATATCGTATGCTGGCGGCGCGCAACCTGCTGATGCGGTTCTTTGCGGAGACCCAAGGCGGAAAAGCGCCGATCCAGGTCTCGCGGCACCGGGCAGCGTGA
- the xdhB gene encoding xanthine dehydrogenase molybdopterin binding subunit, which yields MNKHSSNLKAAKIAGGVHTDQRHDSAHKHVAGTAVYIDDMPEPAGTLHVGIGLSSVAHGKLKTVDLSAVRAAPGVVDVLTYADVPGENDVSPSGMHDDPVFAQDKVQFHGQPIFAVIAETREQARAAARLGKIEYEELPGIFDIWNLDPEKDKQVTTPLTLTRGDAAAAIASAPHRIKNRMKLGGQDHFYLEGQVSLAIPGEDDEVIVYCSTQGPSETQHLVAHVLGVPSHAVTVEVRRMGGGFGGKETQANQCAAIAAIAAKKHGRAVKIRLDRDEDMTATGKRHDFAIDYEVGFDDEGNILGVDFMFALNAGFSADLSGPVGDRALFHCDNAYFYPHVHAKSAPLYTNTVSNTAFRGFGGPQGMVGAERVIDEVAFAVGKDPLEIRKLNFYDPMGAAGERNVTPYHQKVEDNIIHRIVAELEESADYAGRRRTIDAFNANSRFIKRGMALTPVKFGISFTKTESNQAGALVHVYNDGSVHMNHGGTEMGQGLHLKVAQVVAEEFQIDLDRVKITATTTAKVPNTAPTAASSGADLNGMAAQDAARQIRKRLTDFAAEKYQVPLDQVVFLPNRVRVGNQEISFNELVKQAYLNRIQLSAAGHYKTPKIHWDRAKGRGHAFYYYAYGAACSEVSIDTLTGEYVVERTDILHDTGRSLNRAIDIGQVEGGFIQGMGWLTTEELVWDDRGRLRTHAPSTYKIPLASDRPKIFNVALTDWSQAYEPTIHRSKAVGEPPLPHGMSVLHALSDAVASVADHKICPRLDAPATPERVLMAVERLKKEAAGKA from the coding sequence ATGAACAAGCACTCGTCAAACCTGAAAGCCGCCAAGATCGCCGGTGGCGTGCACACCGACCAGCGCCACGATTCCGCGCACAAGCATGTCGCCGGTACCGCCGTCTATATCGACGACATGCCGGAGCCGGCAGGTACGCTGCATGTCGGCATCGGCCTGTCGAGCGTTGCGCATGGCAAGCTGAAGACGGTCGATCTCTCGGCCGTGCGTGCAGCGCCCGGCGTTGTCGATGTGCTTACCTATGCCGACGTGCCCGGTGAGAACGACGTCTCGCCGAGCGGCATGCATGACGATCCGGTGTTTGCGCAGGACAAAGTGCAGTTCCACGGCCAGCCGATCTTTGCCGTCATTGCCGAAACGCGTGAGCAGGCCCGCGCCGCCGCTCGCCTTGGGAAGATCGAATACGAGGAACTGCCGGGGATATTCGACATCTGGAACCTCGATCCCGAAAAAGACAAGCAGGTAACGACGCCGCTGACGCTGACGCGTGGCGATGCCGCTGCTGCCATTGCGAGCGCCCCGCACCGCATCAAGAACCGCATGAAACTCGGCGGGCAGGATCATTTCTATCTCGAGGGCCAGGTGTCGCTGGCGATACCGGGCGAGGACGACGAGGTTATCGTCTATTGCTCGACGCAAGGGCCGAGCGAGACGCAGCATCTCGTTGCCCATGTGCTTGGCGTGCCGAGCCATGCCGTGACGGTGGAAGTGCGGCGCATGGGCGGCGGTTTCGGCGGCAAGGAAACGCAGGCCAACCAATGCGCGGCCATCGCCGCGATCGCCGCCAAGAAGCACGGCAGAGCCGTCAAGATCAGGCTCGACCGCGACGAGGACATGACCGCCACCGGCAAGCGCCACGACTTCGCCATCGACTACGAGGTTGGCTTCGATGATGAGGGCAATATTCTCGGCGTCGACTTCATGTTTGCGCTGAATGCCGGCTTTTCCGCCGATCTCTCGGGGCCGGTGGGCGACCGCGCGCTGTTCCATTGCGACAACGCCTATTTCTATCCGCATGTGCACGCCAAGTCGGCGCCGCTCTACACCAATACGGTTTCCAACACCGCATTTCGCGGCTTCGGCGGCCCGCAGGGCATGGTAGGGGCCGAGCGCGTCATCGACGAGGTCGCCTTTGCCGTCGGCAAGGACCCGCTCGAAATCCGCAAGCTGAACTTTTATGACCCGATGGGCGCTGCGGGCGAGCGCAACGTCACGCCCTATCACCAGAAGGTCGAGGACAACATCATCCACCGCATCGTCGCGGAACTGGAGGAAAGTGCCGACTATGCCGGCCGTCGCCGCACGATTGATGCGTTCAATGCCAACAGCCGCTTTATCAAGCGCGGCATGGCGCTGACGCCGGTCAAGTTCGGCATATCCTTCACCAAGACGGAGTCCAACCAGGCCGGCGCGCTGGTGCATGTCTACAATGACGGCTCCGTGCATATGAACCATGGCGGCACCGAGATGGGGCAGGGGCTGCATCTGAAGGTGGCGCAGGTTGTGGCCGAGGAATTCCAGATCGATCTCGACCGCGTCAAGATTACCGCCACCACCACGGCCAAGGTTCCCAACACCGCGCCGACAGCGGCGTCTTCGGGAGCCGACCTCAACGGCATGGCGGCGCAGGATGCCGCGCGGCAGATCCGCAAGCGGCTCACCGATTTCGCGGCAGAAAAGTACCAGGTGCCCCTCGATCAGGTGGTGTTCCTGCCCAACCGGGTGCGCGTCGGCAATCAGGAGATAAGCTTCAACGAACTGGTCAAGCAGGCCTATCTGAACCGTATCCAGCTTTCGGCTGCCGGCCATTACAAGACGCCGAAAATCCACTGGGACCGAGCCAAGGGCCGGGGCCATGCCTTCTACTACTACGCCTATGGCGCGGCCTGTTCGGAGGTTTCCATCGACACGCTGACCGGCGAATATGTGGTCGAGCGCACGGACATCCTGCACGACACAGGACGCTCGCTGAACCGGGCGATCGACATCGGCCAGGTCGAGGGCGGTTTTATCCAGGGCATGGGCTGGCTCACCACCGAGGAACTGGTCTGGGACGACAGGGGCCGCCTGCGCACGCATGCGCCGTCGACCTACAAGATCCCGCTGGCCTCGGATCGGCCCAAGATTTTCAACGTCGCGCTGACCGACTGGTCGCAGGCCTATGAGCCGACCATCCATCGCTCGAAGGCCGTCGGCGAGCCGCCGCTGCCGCACGGCATGTCGGTGCTGCACGCGCTGTCGGACGCGGTGGCGAGCGTGGCCGACCACAAGATCTGCCCGCGCCTCGACGCGCCCGCCACGCCGGAACGCGTGCTGATGGCGGTCGAGCGGCTGAAAAAGGAAGCTGCCGGCAAAGCCTGA
- a CDS encoding CocE/NonD family hydrolase — protein sequence MKTITDFPRTVLEFPDMGIVMPDGCRLSARVWMPDDADQEPVPVILEHLPYRKRDGTTARDALTHPYFAGHGYACIRVDMRGNGDSEGLMDDEYSEQELQDAVNVIAWAASQPWCNGNVGMMGISWGGFNSLQVAAKQPEALKAIITLCSTDDRYADDIHYKGGLLLNENLGWGSTMLSYSSRAPDPALVGDKWRDMWLARLENEPFLPADWLRHQRRDAYWKRGSVCEDFSKIKAATLAVGGWGDAYKNAVARIVEGVQAPAKGLIGPWIHKYPHFAVPKPAIGFLQEALRWWDRWLKGIDTGVDNDPAMRLYVMDSVPPRDWYEERPGRWIAEKNWPSKTIAPKRLHLAADNSLTDTAEILSSIKVATPQDCGMAGGEYCAIWLGPELPGDQREDDEKSVCFDGPPLEATMDIVGAPVIRLRLAADHERAMVAVRLCDVQPDGSSTRITYGVLNLTHRDSHEFPKAMPPGEAVEITLKLDDIAYSVAKGHRLRVAVSSTYWPLVWPSPRPVTLTLEQGAIDLPVRPSGSGDEVTFAEPEGATPWQVETLRKSANSRKVERDAATGKVSLVIVDDFGEIRDKDHGLVNGGVAREWWTIDPADPLSAFGKTHWTSTLSRNEWSLRTETFTKMHSDAKNFYLSGRIEAYEGNVLVFERDFKEEIPRDHI from the coding sequence ATGAAAACCATCACCGACTTCCCCCGCACCGTTCTCGAATTCCCCGACATGGGCATTGTGATGCCCGATGGCTGCCGGTTGTCGGCGCGGGTGTGGATGCCGGACGATGCCGACCAGGAGCCGGTGCCGGTGATCCTCGAGCACCTGCCCTATCGCAAGCGCGACGGCACCACGGCGCGGGACGCCCTCACCCATCCCTATTTCGCCGGCCATGGCTATGCCTGCATCCGCGTCGACATGCGCGGCAATGGCGATTCCGAAGGGTTGATGGACGACGAATATTCGGAGCAGGAATTGCAGGATGCGGTGAATGTCATTGCCTGGGCGGCGAGCCAGCCCTGGTGCAACGGCAATGTCGGCATGATGGGCATTTCCTGGGGCGGCTTCAATTCGCTGCAGGTCGCGGCCAAGCAGCCGGAAGCGCTGAAGGCGATCATCACGCTGTGCTCCACCGACGACCGCTACGCCGACGATATCCATTATAAGGGCGGCCTGCTGCTCAACGAAAATCTCGGCTGGGGCTCGACCATGCTGTCCTATTCTTCCCGCGCGCCCGACCCCGCGCTGGTCGGCGACAAATGGCGGGACATGTGGCTGGCGCGCCTCGAGAACGAGCCTTTCCTGCCTGCCGACTGGCTGAGGCACCAGCGCCGCGATGCTTATTGGAAACGCGGCTCTGTCTGCGAGGATTTTTCGAAGATCAAGGCGGCGACACTGGCCGTCGGCGGCTGGGGCGACGCCTACAAGAACGCCGTCGCGCGCATCGTCGAGGGCGTCCAGGCGCCGGCCAAGGGATTGATCGGCCCGTGGATCCACAAATATCCGCATTTCGCCGTGCCGAAGCCGGCTATCGGCTTCCTGCAGGAAGCGCTGCGCTGGTGGGATCGCTGGCTGAAAGGCATCGACACCGGCGTCGACAACGACCCGGCGATGCGGCTCTACGTCATGGACTCCGTGCCGCCGCGCGACTGGTATGAGGAGCGTCCCGGCCGCTGGATCGCCGAAAAGAACTGGCCTTCGAAGACCATCGCACCGAAACGCCTGCATCTCGCAGCCGACAACAGCCTGACCGACACCGCCGAAATACTCAGCAGCATCAAAGTCGCGACACCGCAGGATTGCGGCATGGCCGGCGGCGAATATTGCGCGATCTGGCTCGGGCCGGAACTGCCCGGCGACCAGCGCGAGGATGACGAGAAATCGGTCTGCTTCGATGGGCCACCGCTTGAAGCCACGATGGATATCGTCGGCGCCCCGGTCATCCGGCTCAGGCTCGCGGCCGACCACGAGCGGGCGATGGTCGCGGTCCGGCTCTGCGACGTGCAGCCGGATGGCTCGTCCACCCGCATCACATACGGCGTGCTGAACCTCACCCACCGCGACAGTCACGAGTTCCCCAAAGCCATGCCACCCGGTGAGGCAGTGGAGATCACGCTTAAGCTTGACGACATCGCCTACAGCGTCGCCAAGGGTCACCGGCTGCGTGTCGCGGTATCCTCGACCTACTGGCCGCTGGTCTGGCCATCGCCCCGGCCCGTCACGCTGACGCTTGAACAAGGCGCGATCGACCTCCCTGTCCGCCCCTCGGGCAGCGGCGACGAGGTCACTTTCGCCGAACCCGAGGGCGCAACACCCTGGCAGGTGGAAACACTGCGCAAAAGCGCCAACAGCCGCAAGGTCGAGCGCGATGCGGCGACCGGCAAGGTCTCGCTGGTCATCGTCGACGATTTCGGCGAAATCCGCGACAAGGACCACGGCCTCGTCAATGGCGGTGTCGCGCGCGAATGGTGGACCATCGACCCGGCCGATCCCCTCTCGGCTTTCGGCAAGACGCACTGGACGTCGACCTTGTCGCGAAATGAATGGTCGCTGCGCACCGAGACTTTCACAAAAATGCACTCTGATGCCAAAAATTTCTATCTGAGCGGCCGAATTGAGGCCTATGAAGGTAATGTTTTGGTGTTCGAGCGCGATTTCAAGGAAGAAATTCCACGAGACCATATTTGA
- a CDS encoding type II toxin-antitoxin system Phd/YefM family antitoxin: MPHTILAEVTASVSELKKNPMGTVAAGEGFPVAILNHNEPAFYCVPAKAFEAMMDRIEDFELNAIADARKGEERIRVDLDEI; this comes from the coding sequence ATGCCTCACACCATTCTTGCCGAAGTCACGGCCAGTGTTTCGGAACTGAAAAAGAACCCGATGGGAACCGTTGCTGCCGGCGAAGGCTTTCCGGTCGCGATCCTGAATCACAACGAGCCGGCCTTCTATTGTGTGCCCGCCAAGGCGTTTGAGGCGATGATGGACCGGATCGAGGATTTCGAACTCAATGCGATTGCCGATGCCCGCAAGGGCGAGGAGCGCATCCGGGTCGATCTCGATGAGATATGA
- the puuE gene encoding allantoinase PuuE has translation MRYERDMRGYGANPPDPKWPGGAHVAVQFVVNYEEGGENCVLHGDAASEAFLSEIVGAAPWVGMRHWNMESIYEYGARAGFWRLHRMFTEAEVPVTVYGVATALARSPDQVTAMQEAGWEIASHGLKWIDYREHSAEAERADIVEAIRLHTEVTGERPRGWYTGRTSINTVRLACEAGGLDYISDTYDDELPYWLEHENHAHLIIPYTLDANDMRFATPQGFNSGDQFYAYLKDSFDTLYAEGKAGRPRMMNIGLHCRLVGRPGRAAALKRFIDYVKSHDKVWLARRIDIARHWQEHHPYQPQAMRPSKMALGEFVEKFGGIFEHSPWIAERAYGLELGPAHDSAGGLHNALCRAFRSASEKERLTVLTAHPDLAGKLAAAKRLTPESTQEQASAGLDALTDAERELFSKLNAAYVTTFGFPFIIAVKGKTKDEILAAFETRIGNSRAEEFETACKQVERIALLRLKDLLPA, from the coding sequence ATGCGTTACGAAAGAGACATGCGCGGCTATGGCGCCAACCCGCCCGACCCGAAATGGCCGGGAGGCGCGCATGTCGCCGTGCAGTTCGTCGTCAACTACGAGGAAGGCGGCGAAAACTGCGTTCTGCATGGCGATGCCGCTTCCGAAGCCTTCCTGTCGGAGATCGTCGGCGCCGCCCCGTGGGTCGGCATGCGCCACTGGAATATGGAATCGATCTACGAATATGGCGCGCGCGCCGGCTTCTGGCGGCTGCACCGCATGTTCACCGAGGCCGAGGTTCCGGTCACCGTCTACGGCGTCGCCACCGCGCTTGCCCGCTCGCCCGACCAGGTGACCGCCATGCAGGAAGCCGGCTGGGAAATCGCCTCGCACGGGCTGAAATGGATCGACTACCGCGAGCATTCGGCGGAAGCCGAGCGCGCCGACATCGTCGAGGCGATAAGGCTTCACACCGAAGTCACCGGCGAGCGCCCGCGCGGCTGGTACACCGGCCGCACCTCGATCAACACGGTGCGACTGGCCTGCGAGGCAGGCGGCCTCGACTATATCTCCGACACCTATGACGACGAGCTGCCCTACTGGCTTGAGCATGAGAACCATGCTCACCTCATCATCCCCTACACGCTCGACGCCAACGACATGCGTTTCGCGACGCCGCAGGGCTTCAATTCCGGCGACCAGTTCTACGCCTATCTGAAGGATTCCTTCGACACGCTCTACGCCGAAGGCAAGGCCGGCCGCCCGCGCATGATGAATATCGGCCTGCACTGCCGTCTCGTCGGCCGCCCCGGCCGCGCGGCCGCGCTCAAGCGCTTCATCGACTACGTCAAAAGCCACGACAAGGTCTGGCTCGCGCGCCGCATCGACATCGCCCGCCATTGGCAGGAGCATCACCCCTATCAGCCGCAAGCAATGCGCCCGTCGAAGATGGCGCTTGGCGAATTCGTCGAGAAATTCGGCGGCATTTTCGAGCATTCGCCATGGATCGCCGAGCGCGCCTACGGGCTGGAACTCGGACCGGCCCATGACAGCGCCGGCGGCCTGCACAATGCGCTGTGCCGCGCCTTCAGGTCGGCAAGCGAAAAGGAACGTCTCACCGTGCTGACCGCCCATCCCGACCTCGCCGGCAAGCTGGCAGCCGCAAAACGCCTGACGCCGGAATCCACCCAGGAACAGGCTTCTGCCGGGCTGGATGCCCTGACAGATGCCGAGCGCGAGCTCTTCTCCAAGCTCAACGCCGCCTATGTCACCACCTTCGGCTTTCCCTTCATCATCGCGGTAAAGGGCAAGACCAAGGACGAAATTCTTGCCGCTTTCGAAACCCGCATCGGCAACAGCCGCGCCGAAGAATTCGAGACGGCCTGCAAGCAGGTGGAGCGCATCGCGCTGCTGCGCCTGAAAGACCTTTTGCCCGCCTAG
- a CDS encoding bifunctional allantoicase/(S)-ureidoglycine aminohydrolase, translating to MADRTYYAPTGGLPPQTQLLTGRAVFTEAYAVIPKGVMSDIVASLLPFWDNTRAWVLSRPLSGFAETFSQYIMEIAPGGGSDRPEPDAGAEGALFVVEGELTIALDGKKHVLQPGGFAFLPPASKWTARNESAEPVRFHWVRKAYDYVDGIDVPEAFFANEKDIAPSPMPGTEGKWATTRFVDPADLRHDMHLTVVTLEPGAVIPFAETHVMEHGLYVLEGKAVYRLNQDWVEVEAGDYMWLRAFCPQACYAGGPGNFRYLLYKDVNRHMKLGSAAVRRP from the coding sequence ATGGCCGACCGCACCTATTACGCCCCGACCGGAGGCCTGCCGCCGCAGACGCAGCTTTTGACGGGCCGCGCCGTTTTCACCGAGGCCTATGCCGTCATCCCCAAGGGCGTGATGAGCGACATCGTCGCCAGCCTGCTGCCTTTCTGGGACAACACCCGCGCCTGGGTGCTGTCGCGTCCGCTGTCGGGTTTTGCCGAGACGTTCTCGCAATACATCATGGAAATCGCTCCCGGCGGCGGCAGCGACAGGCCGGAGCCGGACGCTGGTGCGGAAGGCGCGCTGTTCGTGGTCGAGGGCGAACTGACCATTGCGCTCGACGGCAAGAAACACGTCCTGCAGCCGGGCGGCTTTGCCTTCTTGCCGCCGGCCAGCAAATGGACCGCCCGCAACGAGAGTGCTGAACCCGTCCGTTTCCACTGGGTCCGCAAGGCCTATGACTATGTCGACGGCATCGACGTGCCGGAAGCCTTCTTCGCCAACGAGAAGGACATCGCGCCATCTCCCATGCCGGGCACCGAAGGCAAATGGGCAACGACCCGCTTCGTCGATCCGGCCGACCTGCGCCACGACATGCACCTGACCGTGGTGACCCTTGAGCCGGGCGCGGTGATCCCCTTCGCCGAAACCCATGTGATGGAGCACGGCCTCTATGTGCTCGAAGGCAAAGCCGTCTACCGCCTCAACCAGGACTGGGTCGAGGTCGAGGCCGGCGATTACATGTGGCTGCGCGCCTTCTGCCCGCAGGCCTGTTATGCCGGTGGCCCGGGAAACTTCCGCTACCTGCTCTACAAGGACGTCAACCGGCATATGAAGCTCGGCAGCGCTGCTGTGCGCCGGCCCTGA